In the genome of Polaribacter sp. MED152, one region contains:
- a CDS encoding YbjQ family protein, which translates to MILTTTNNIENFKIVDYLGIVTGTAYDSSYSSNGKKMSFTDMFSMSKYREMYTLGLESIKEKAFQDLRENAVKLGANAVVGIQLDVEPLANSATLLVSITGTAVKVQ; encoded by the coding sequence ATGATATTAACCACAACAAACAACATAGAAAATTTTAAAATTGTAGATTATTTAGGCATTGTAACAGGTACAGCTTACGATTCTAGTTATTCTTCTAATGGCAAGAAAATGTCTTTTACAGATATGTTTAGCATGTCTAAATACAGAGAAATGTATACTTTAGGTTTAGAAAGTATTAAAGAAAAGGCGTTTCAAGATTTAAGAGAGAATGCTGTAAAACTTGGTGCAAATGCAGTAGTTGGTATACAGTTAGATGTAGAACCTTTAGCAAATTCTGCTACATTATTGGTTTCTATAACAGGTACAGCAGTTAAGGTGCAATAA
- a CDS encoding head GIN domain-containing protein: MKKYICLFILCCGFTVFSQTTITKNLGDYTTLKVYNGIELELIKSTESKLVITGNKSEMVTVKNVDNILKITLPFSIKPENNSANGQVLVKLYYMNPIAVIDANEGAAITGKEVKQEKLEVNSQERAFINLVLDVKHLEVRASSGGIIKLSGTVKNQDVNVDLYGIYNGYALLATSNSTVNAGTGAKAEISAGETLKAKVSFGGSIFYKGNPEVLKDKKVVGGIIQKRN, from the coding sequence ATGAAGAAATACATTTGTTTATTCATACTGTGTTGTGGTTTTACTGTTTTTAGTCAAACTACAATTACAAAGAACTTAGGAGATTATACTACATTAAAAGTTTATAATGGTATTGAGTTAGAGTTGATAAAATCAACAGAATCTAAACTAGTAATTACAGGTAATAAATCTGAAATGGTTACTGTAAAAAATGTAGATAATATATTAAAAATTACACTACCATTTTCTATTAAACCAGAAAATAATAGTGCTAATGGTCAGGTTTTAGTTAAACTTTATTACATGAATCCTATTGCAGTAATAGATGCAAACGAAGGTGCAGCCATTACAGGTAAGGAAGTTAAACAAGAAAAATTAGAAGTAAACTCGCAAGAAAGAGCTTTTATCAATTTGGTTTTAGATGTAAAACATTTAGAAGTAAGAGCTTCATCTGGAGGAATAATTAAACTTTCTGGTACTGTCAAAAATCAAGATGTAAATGTAGATCTATATGGTATTTACAATGGTTATGCACTGTTAGCAACTTCAAATAGTACTGTAAATGCTGGTACAGGAGCAAAAGCAGAAATTTCTGCAGGAGAAACTTTAAAGGCGAAAGTTAGTTTTGGTGGCTCTATTTTTTATAAAGGAAATCCTGAGGTGTTAAAAGATAAAAAAGTGGTGGGTGGTATCATTCAAAAAAGAAATTAA
- the tatA gene encoding twin-arginine translocase TatA/TatE family subunit: protein MMSLHTFLAIPGGYSIILIVVVVLLLFGGKKIPELMKGLGGGIKEFKKASKDDNEEKLEEKK, encoded by the coding sequence ATGATGAGTTTACATACTTTTTTAGCAATACCTGGAGGTTACTCAATAATTTTAATTGTTGTAGTAGTTTTATTACTTTTTGGAGGTAAAAAAATACCTGAATTAATGAAAGGTTTAGGTGGTGGTATTAAGGAGTTTAAAAAAGCTTCTAAAGATGATAATGAAGAAAAATTAGAAGAAAAGAAATAA
- a CDS encoding LytTR family DNA-binding domain-containing protein — MIANLKTWLATPYYYNPSTKFKFKVSLVFGLFVFLFLYVFRPFTLYSFKEYLLEYTFSIGLITFTCSFLTLAIPPLLFKKYFKEDNWTVGKSIVLIALGLFLVGSVLWYYGKWFKVEKDIQHITYLMFIYYTFLVGVIPILLGVFFNEKMVRLRRQKKAEEITTIKTQKIEEKKPVLPNKVILKSGNKKESLAFFIEDLVYITSQGNYASFFLKNNKNELKEKILRVTLTKIKENLEEYPNIIRCHKSYIVNTKYINEIKGNARGNLLESKLIDHQIPVSRNFSKKALMGLIG, encoded by the coding sequence ATGATTGCAAATCTTAAAACTTGGCTTGCAACACCTTATTACTATAATCCATCAACTAAATTTAAATTTAAAGTAAGTTTAGTTTTTGGATTATTTGTGTTTCTATTTCTATACGTTTTTAGACCTTTTACCTTATATAGTTTTAAAGAATATTTATTGGAATATACCTTTAGCATTGGTCTAATAACATTTACATGTAGTTTTTTAACTTTAGCTATACCACCATTACTATTTAAAAAGTATTTTAAAGAAGATAATTGGACTGTTGGTAAAAGTATTGTATTAATTGCTTTAGGGTTATTTCTAGTTGGTTCTGTACTTTGGTATTATGGTAAATGGTTTAAGGTCGAAAAAGACATTCAACATATAACGTACTTGATGTTTATATATTATACGTTTTTGGTTGGTGTAATACCCATTCTTTTAGGTGTTTTCTTCAATGAAAAAATGGTTAGACTTCGTAGACAGAAAAAAGCTGAAGAAATTACTACCATTAAAACGCAAAAAATAGAAGAAAAAAAACCTGTATTACCAAATAAAGTAATTCTTAAATCTGGCAATAAAAAAGAAAGTCTAGCTTTCTTTATAGAAGATTTAGTTTACATAACATCACAAGGAAATTATGCCAGCTTCTTTTTAAAAAATAATAAAAACGAGCTCAAAGAAAAAATACTTAGAGTTACGTTAACCAAAATTAAAGAGAACTTAGAAGAGTATCCTAACATTATTAGATGTCATAAATCTTATATTGTAAATACAAAATACATTAATGAAATTAAAGGTAATGCAAGGGGTAATTTATTAGAATCTAAACTTATAGATCATCAAATACCAGTATCTAGAAACTTTAGTAAAAAGGCTCTTATGGGGTTAATTGGATAA
- a CDS encoding SPFH domain-containing protein produces MNPLLIILVVFIFIIFFASFFLVKQQTAAIIERFGRFNSIRQSGLQLKIPLVDKVAGRVSLKIQQLDVIIETKTLDDVFVKLKVSVQYMVIREKVYDAFYKLDYPHEQITSFVFDVVRAEVPKMKLDDVFVKKDDIAIAVKRELKEYMSDYGFDIIKTLVTDIDPDAQVKAAMNRINAADREKTAAQFEGDAQRILIVERAKAEAESKRLQGQGIADQRREIARGLEESVEVLNKVGINSQEASALIVVTQHYDTLQSIGQETNSNLILLPNSPQAGSQMLNDMVASFTASNQIGEAMKNAKPKKLKE; encoded by the coding sequence ATGAATCCATTATTAATTATTCTAGTAGTATTTATATTTATAATTTTCTTTGCTTCCTTCTTCTTAGTAAAGCAACAAACAGCAGCAATTATAGAACGTTTTGGACGATTTAATTCAATAAGACAATCTGGTTTACAACTAAAAATTCCTTTAGTAGATAAAGTTGCTGGTAGAGTAAGTTTAAAAATTCAGCAATTAGATGTAATTATTGAAACTAAAACGTTAGATGATGTATTTGTGAAACTAAAAGTTTCTGTACAATACATGGTTATTAGAGAAAAAGTCTATGATGCTTTTTATAAGTTAGATTATCCTCATGAGCAAATAACCTCTTTTGTATTTGATGTAGTTAGAGCAGAAGTACCAAAAATGAAACTAGATGATGTTTTTGTTAAAAAAGACGACATTGCCATTGCTGTAAAAAGAGAATTAAAAGAATACATGTCTGATTACGGATTTGATATCATAAAAACTTTAGTTACAGATATTGATCCAGATGCTCAGGTAAAAGCTGCCATGAACAGAATTAATGCTGCAGACAGAGAAAAAACAGCTGCACAATTTGAAGGTGATGCACAACGTATTTTAATTGTAGAACGTGCAAAAGCAGAAGCAGAAAGCAAGCGTTTACAAGGACAAGGTATTGCAGATCAAAGAAGAGAAATTGCAAGAGGTTTAGAAGAATCTGTAGAAGTATTAAATAAAGTTGGTATTAACAGTCAAGAGGCATCTGCTCTAATTGTTGTTACTCAACATTATGATACTTTACAATCTATAGGACAAGAAACCAATAGTAATTTAATATTGTTACCTAACTCACCACAAGCAGGTAGTCAAATGTTAAATGATATGGTTGCTAGTTTTACAGCTAGTAATCAAATAGGTGAGGCTATGAAAAATGCAAAACCTAAAAAGTTAAAAGAATAA
- the gltX gene encoding glutamate--tRNA ligase has translation MESNVRVRFAPSPTGPLHIGGVRTALYNYLFAKKHNGTFVLRIEDTDQNRYVANAEQYIIDALNWCNIPNDEGINKNEKFGPYRQSERKHLYKKYADILLEKGWAYYAFDTSEQLDAHRKGHEAEGKTFIYNWHNREKGRLVNSLVLSDEVVQEKINSGENYVIRFKSPQDETLEMEDEIRGKISIDTNTLDDKILFKSDGMPTYHLANIVDDHLMEISHVIRGEEWLPSMALHVLLYRAFDWQAPKFAHLPLILKPVGKGKLSKRDGDKLGFPVFPLAYTNEETNDVSRGYKEDGYFSEAVVNMLAFLGWNPGTEQEIFSLEELIKEFDLKRVSKSGAKFNPDKTKWFQQQYMQQKDNAELTELYLAILAEKGITKDVDYVQKVVAAIKERAVFVADFWELSHFFFQTPKEYDAKASKKNWKEGTSELMQELNSVVEDIEDFSSENTEKIIKEWISGKEIGFGKVMQPLRLSLVGKLAGPHLFDIIAMIGKEETIHRIENAIEKLS, from the coding sequence ATGGAATCTAATGTTCGTGTGCGTTTTGCACCAAGCCCAACAGGACCTTTACATATTGGAGGTGTAAGAACAGCTTTATATAACTATTTATTTGCTAAAAAACACAATGGAACTTTTGTTTTAAGAATAGAAGATACAGACCAAAATAGGTATGTAGCCAATGCAGAACAATATATTATTGATGCTTTAAATTGGTGTAATATTCCTAATGATGAAGGCATCAATAAAAACGAAAAATTTGGCCCTTACAGACAATCTGAACGTAAACATTTGTATAAAAAATATGCAGATATTCTTCTTGAAAAAGGTTGGGCTTATTATGCTTTTGATACTTCAGAACAATTAGATGCACACAGAAAAGGACATGAAGCAGAAGGTAAAACCTTTATTTACAATTGGCACAATCGTGAGAAAGGGCGTTTGGTAAATTCTTTGGTTTTGTCTGATGAAGTTGTACAAGAAAAAATAAATTCTGGAGAGAATTACGTAATTCGTTTTAAAAGTCCACAAGATGAAACTTTAGAAATGGAAGATGAAATTCGTGGTAAAATATCTATTGATACAAATACTTTAGACGATAAAATCCTATTTAAAAGTGATGGAATGCCAACCTATCATTTAGCCAATATTGTAGATGATCATTTAATGGAAATTAGCCATGTAATTCGTGGTGAAGAATGGTTACCATCTATGGCTTTACACGTTTTGTTATACAGAGCTTTTGATTGGCAAGCTCCAAAATTTGCACATTTACCATTAATTTTAAAACCTGTTGGTAAAGGTAAATTGAGTAAAAGAGATGGAGATAAATTAGGTTTTCCTGTTTTTCCATTAGCTTATACTAACGAAGAAACAAACGATGTTTCACGTGGTTATAAAGAAGATGGTTATTTTTCTGAAGCTGTAGTAAACATGTTAGCTTTCTTAGGTTGGAATCCTGGAACAGAACAAGAAATCTTTTCTTTAGAAGAATTGATTAAAGAATTCGATTTAAAGAGAGTTAGTAAATCTGGAGCCAAATTTAATCCTGATAAAACAAAATGGTTCCAACAACAGTACATGCAACAGAAAGATAATGCTGAACTAACTGAATTGTATTTAGCTATATTAGCTGAAAAAGGAATTACAAAAGACGTTGATTACGTGCAAAAAGTAGTTGCTGCTATTAAAGAAAGAGCTGTTTTTGTTGCAGATTTTTGGGAACTATCTCATTTTTTCTTTCAAACTCCTAAAGAGTATGATGCTAAAGCAAGTAAGAAAAATTGGAAAGAAGGTACCTCTGAATTAATGCAAGAATTAAATTCAGTTGTTGAAGATATTGAAGACTTTTCTTCTGAAAACACAGAAAAAATTATCAAAGAATGGATTTCTGGCAAGGAAATTGGTTTTGGTAAAGTAATGCAACCTTTACGTTTAAGTTTAGTTGGTAAATTAGCAGGCCCTCATTTGTTCGATATTATAGCAATGATTGGCAAAGAAGAAACGATACACAGAATAGAAAACGCAATCGAAAAATTATCATAA
- a CDS encoding DUF4175 family protein produces MSHFQNIQKKLHQFTRKFYTNELIKGSILFASLGFLYLFFILFIEYFLWLKPTARTVLFYIFILVELFLLIKFIFIPIAKLIGLRKGISLQDSSKIIGAHFPEVEDKLLNVLQLQENNEQSDLILASINQKSEELNPIPFTKAIDFKSNAKYLKYAIIPVLIFLISLFTGNSISLGKSLERVVNHRTAYNPPAPFAFNFINQSLQVIQGESITIQFRTIGNTVPNEGKIVYDNQSYYLTSNGNATFSYSFSNVQKTVDFYVEANGVQSQFYQIQVIGTPTINNISLDLNYPKYLGQKNKTIQNSGNLIVPEGTSITWNAQTSKTTSLTFINNAERFAFDETSNNNFQYQKRILSPLNYQITSSNRDLVDFEKLQFSVAVVKDEYPIISVSSNIDSISRGTAQFAGQISDDYGIRKLQLVYYNEDTPELKKEYSIPVTSQTIQTFFYDFPKGINLQEGINYEMYFKVFDNDGVRGSKFAKSKVFSYRQKTSEEIEEELFQEQRNTINDLENAVQNQKKQQQQLEEIQQDLQNKKSINWNDKKKVESFIKRQEQYKKMMQRQTDQLQENLDEKKENEPSLQEKKDDLKERINELKQLTKQQKLLEEIQKMADKLNKEDLVQKAKELAQQNKQQQRSLEKTLEMVKRFYVEQKTMQIANKIDELSKEQESLEKNENNLEKQQEVSKKFDDIQKDLEELKKDNEKLKKPMDLPEVENEEKQIDEELKKAEDLIESKQSPKAKISQKKASEKMKEMSAKMQKSMMDMQSDAMEENMEDLRKILENLVIFSFQQEQLMDKFSESSTSSPDFGKDLKKQNEIRTYFEHIDDSLYVLAMRVPKISTKIQNDLSSAHYNLEQSLENFSENRFNNGLANQQYVMTATNNLADYLSNILNSMQNNMSMKMGKGKKSGKPGFSLPDLIQKQKGLSDKMEKGMKKGEKKGDGKKGSKPDKNGKPGDKGKEGKEGDKGNNQGKNGEGEGNANDDLDGELYEIFKQQTQLRQELQNAIKESENGKPGGNGTAKKALKTMEQLENEILEKGFNSNTLQKMQNLNYELLKLDKAALEQGKDKKRKSNANSIENQRNRVKALKFKKQFYNQIEILNRQSLPLQQNYKKKVRAYFSEAKKI; encoded by the coding sequence ATGAGCCATTTCCAAAACATACAAAAAAAGTTACATCAATTTACTCGTAAATTTTATACAAATGAGTTGATAAAAGGAAGCATTTTATTTGCTTCACTTGGTTTCTTGTACCTGTTTTTTATTCTTTTTATAGAATATTTTTTATGGTTAAAACCAACTGCAAGAACAGTTCTTTTTTATATATTTATTCTTGTAGAATTATTTCTTTTAATAAAATTTATTTTTATACCTATTGCCAAATTAATTGGGCTTAGAAAAGGTATTTCCTTACAAGATTCTTCAAAAATTATTGGGGCTCATTTTCCTGAAGTAGAAGATAAACTTTTGAACGTTTTACAACTACAAGAGAATAATGAACAATCAGATTTAATTTTGGCAAGTATCAATCAAAAATCTGAAGAATTAAACCCAATACCTTTTACAAAAGCAATTGATTTTAAAAGCAATGCAAAGTATTTAAAGTATGCTATAATTCCTGTTTTAATATTTTTAATTAGCTTATTTACAGGTAATTCAATAAGTTTAGGTAAAAGTTTAGAGCGTGTTGTAAATCATAGAACAGCCTACAATCCTCCTGCACCATTTGCTTTTAATTTTATCAATCAAAGTTTACAAGTTATTCAAGGGGAATCTATCACAATCCAGTTTAGAACTATTGGAAATACAGTGCCAAATGAAGGTAAAATAGTTTATGATAATCAAAGTTATTACTTAACCTCAAATGGTAATGCCACTTTTTCTTACAGCTTTTCAAATGTTCAAAAAACAGTCGATTTTTATGTAGAAGCGAATGGTGTGCAATCTCAATTTTATCAAATTCAGGTTATTGGTACTCCAACAATTAACAACATTAGTTTAGATTTGAATTACCCTAAATATTTAGGGCAGAAAAATAAAACAATTCAAAATTCTGGAAATTTAATTGTTCCTGAAGGAACCTCAATTACTTGGAACGCACAAACAAGCAAGACTACTAGTCTAACTTTCATAAATAACGCAGAACGATTTGCTTTCGATGAAACATCAAATAATAACTTCCAGTATCAAAAGCGAATTTTATCGCCTTTAAATTATCAGATTACATCATCTAATAGGGATTTAGTCGATTTTGAAAAGTTGCAGTTTTCTGTAGCTGTTGTAAAAGATGAATATCCAATAATTTCTGTGAGTTCAAATATTGACAGTATTTCACGTGGAACAGCGCAATTTGCAGGTCAAATTTCTGATGATTATGGTATAAGAAAATTGCAATTGGTATATTATAATGAAGATACTCCAGAGCTTAAAAAAGAGTATTCAATTCCTGTTACAAGCCAAACTATTCAAACATTTTTTTATGATTTTCCTAAAGGAATTAATTTGCAGGAAGGTATTAATTATGAAATGTATTTTAAGGTTTTTGATAATGATGGAGTGAGAGGTAGTAAATTTGCTAAAAGCAAAGTATTTAGTTATAGACAAAAAACATCCGAAGAAATAGAAGAAGAATTATTTCAAGAACAAAGAAATACCATTAATGATCTAGAAAATGCAGTTCAAAATCAGAAAAAGCAACAACAGCAATTAGAAGAAATTCAACAAGACCTACAAAATAAAAAAAGCATAAATTGGAATGATAAAAAGAAAGTAGAGAGTTTTATAAAGCGTCAAGAGCAGTATAAGAAAATGATGCAAAGACAAACAGATCAACTTCAAGAAAATTTAGATGAAAAGAAAGAGAATGAGCCTTCTTTACAAGAAAAGAAAGATGATTTAAAAGAACGAATAAATGAGTTGAAACAACTTACTAAGCAACAAAAGTTGTTAGAGGAAATTCAGAAAATGGCAGACAAGTTAAACAAAGAAGATTTAGTACAAAAAGCCAAAGAATTAGCACAGCAAAACAAACAGCAACAGCGTAGTTTAGAGAAAACATTAGAAATGGTGAAGCGTTTTTATGTAGAGCAAAAAACCATGCAGATTGCTAATAAAATAGATGAACTTTCTAAAGAACAAGAATCACTAGAGAAAAATGAGAATAATCTAGAAAAGCAACAAGAGGTTTCTAAAAAATTCGATGATATTCAAAAGGATTTAGAAGAACTCAAAAAGGATAATGAGAAATTAAAAAAACCTATGGATTTGCCAGAGGTAGAAAATGAAGAGAAGCAAATTGATGAAGAATTAAAGAAGGCTGAAGATTTAATTGAAAGCAAACAATCCCCTAAAGCAAAAATTAGTCAAAAAAAGGCATCTGAGAAGATGAAAGAAATGAGTGCAAAAATGCAGAAGTCTATGATGGATATGCAATCGGATGCTATGGAAGAAAACATGGAAGATTTGCGAAAAATTTTAGAAAACCTGGTCATTTTTTCTTTTCAGCAAGAACAACTTATGGATAAGTTTAGTGAGAGTTCTACTTCGAGTCCAGATTTTGGAAAAGATTTAAAGAAACAAAATGAAATTAGAACTTATTTCGAGCATATAGATGATAGTTTGTATGTATTAGCAATGCGTGTTCCAAAAATTTCGACTAAAATTCAAAACGATTTATCTTCTGCACATTACAATTTAGAACAGTCTTTAGAAAATTTCTCTGAAAACAGATTTAATAATGGTTTGGCAAATCAGCAGTATGTGATGACTGCTACAAATAATTTAGCAGACTATTTGAGTAATATCTTAAATAGCATGCAGAATAATATGTCTATGAAAATGGGCAAAGGTAAAAAGAGTGGTAAACCAGGTTTTAGCTTGCCAGATTTAATTCAGAAACAAAAAGGTTTGTCTGATAAGATGGAAAAGGGTATGAAGAAAGGAGAGAAGAAAGGTGATGGAAAAAAAGGCAGCAAGCCAGATAAAAACGGAAAGCCTGGTGATAAAGGTAAAGAAGGTAAAGAAGGAGATAAGGGTAATAACCAAGGAAAGAATGGTGAAGGTGAAGGTAATGCTAATGATGATTTGGATGGTGAGTTGTATGAAATTTTTAAACAACAAACTCAGTTAAGGCAAGAATTGCAAAATGCCATTAAGGAAAGTGAAAATGGTAAACCTGGTGGAAATGGTACAGCAAAAAAGGCTTTGAAAACAATGGAACAGCTAGAGAATGAAATCTTAGAAAAAGGTTTTAATTCGAATACACTCCAAAAAATGCAGAATTTAAATTATGAGCTATTAAAATTAGA